Proteins co-encoded in one Candidatus Zixiibacteriota bacterium genomic window:
- a CDS encoding PAS domain S-box protein produces MLEDTRNQQYQSKEYLDCQLSIDRQMLAFNTLSKLTKDFIKISDFDNLINVIMLTISGQFSIPTVFISIWDPTSNFKKELYFGTGKLRKSKKINGLLQSKALQKQFASNIDPFWVDDLHLIDESENLEYIHQNFGIKIIVPFLHNDKLIGIIGLGERIGEKSLDREESKLIAAFINTISPLIANSFLFIELQHSEKNYRSLVENISDGIITTDINGKILFANESSCKIFGYTKSELIGINIRNFISEENKSKTIRETQKIKSKELSKYELALKRKDGQICQIFVSATPLLDNNGSVYGTIGIFTDISNIKKAEKEKQELREKLSRAKHMESLGVLAGGVAHDLNNILGPLVAYPELIRMKIVEDSPIMKDILKIEKSALRASEVVQDLLALARRGRYEMVPLNFNDIIESYMESPSFLKLKSKHNNIVIKTELNKALKNIHGSESHLYKVIMNLIINAMEAMSQGGQLTVKTEHKYLEKLNSGFNNIEAGEYVIVIVSDTGLGIEQNDLEHIFEPFYSRKEMGKSGSGLGLAIVYGVTKDHNGYIDVLSKVNHGTDFIIYLPVTDITTTEDNKVIVDIHGSEKILVVDDIQEQRELAATILASLGYDVETVADGHAAVKYLKNKSVDVVILDMIMEEGFDGLDTYIEIIKIHPEQKAIIASGFAETDRVKKAETLGVGIYIRKPYTMQHLGKAIRKVLVNKEASTEELNINS; encoded by the coding sequence ATGTTAGAAGATACAAGAAACCAACAATATCAATCAAAGGAGTATTTGGATTGCCAGCTCTCAATAGACAGGCAGATGCTTGCGTTTAATACTTTATCTAAGCTGACTAAAGACTTTATAAAAATATCGGATTTTGATAATCTCATAAATGTTATAATGCTAACTATATCAGGGCAGTTTTCGATACCGACTGTGTTTATTTCCATATGGGATCCCACATCAAATTTCAAAAAGGAATTATATTTTGGTACGGGCAAATTAAGAAAAAGTAAAAAAATTAATGGTTTATTGCAATCAAAAGCCCTTCAAAAGCAGTTCGCAAGCAATATTGACCCATTTTGGGTAGATGATTTACATTTAATAGACGAATCTGAAAATCTTGAATACATTCATCAGAATTTTGGTATAAAAATAATTGTTCCCTTTCTGCACAACGATAAATTAATCGGCATCATCGGTCTTGGTGAAAGAATAGGAGAAAAATCCCTTGATCGAGAAGAGAGCAAGTTAATCGCAGCCTTCATAAATACTATATCTCCCCTAATAGCAAATTCATTTCTATTTATAGAGCTGCAGCATAGTGAGAAAAATTATCGCAGTTTAGTAGAGAATATATCCGATGGAATAATAACTACCGACATAAATGGGAAAATCCTATTTGCCAATGAATCCTCCTGTAAGATATTCGGCTATACCAAAAGCGAGTTGATAGGCATAAACATTAGAAATTTTATAAGCGAAGAAAATAAAAGCAAGACCATCAGGGAAACTCAAAAAATAAAAAGTAAAGAACTAAGTAAGTATGAGCTTGCATTAAAAAGAAAAGATGGGCAAATATGTCAAATATTCGTCTCTGCAACACCGCTTCTTGATAATAATGGAAGTGTTTATGGAACTATAGGAATATTTACTGATATATCAAATATTAAAAAAGCTGAAAAAGAGAAACAAGAATTGCGAGAGAAGCTTTCACGGGCTAAACACATGGAATCTCTTGGAGTTCTCGCTGGGGGAGTAGCTCATGATTTAAACAATATACTTGGGCCGCTGGTAGCCTATCCGGAACTGATTAGAATGAAGATAGTCGAGGATAGCCCAATTATGAAAGATATTTTAAAGATCGAAAAATCCGCGCTGCGAGCATCAGAGGTTGTTCAGGATCTTCTTGCTTTGGCTAGAAGGGGACGCTACGAAATGGTACCCCTAAATTTTAACGACATCATTGAATCGTATATGGAATCACCTAGTTTCTTAAAGCTTAAATCTAAACATAATAATATAGTTATCAAAACGGAATTAAATAAAGCCCTTAAAAATATACACGGCTCAGAATCACATCTCTATAAGGTAATAATGAACCTAATTATTAACGCAATGGAGGCGATGTCTCAAGGTGGTCAGCTTACCGTTAAAACAGAACATAAATATTTAGAGAAATTGAACAGTGGTTTTAATAATATAGAGGCAGGAGAATATGTTATAGTGATTGTTAGCGATACAGGCTTAGGAATTGAGCAGAATGATCTTGAACACATTTTTGAGCCTTTCTATTCTAGAAAGGAAATGGGGAAAAGCGGTAGCGGCTTGGGACTGGCAATAGTATATGGCGTGACAAAAGATCACAATGGGTATATAGATGTTCTAAGTAAAGTAAATCATGGAACTGATTTTATAATTTATTTGCCTGTTACGGATATAACAACAACTGAGGATAATAAAGTAATAGTAGATATTCATGGAAGCGAAAAAATATTGGTTGTAGATGATATTCAAGAACAAAGAGAATTGGCAGCGACAATATTGGCCAGCTTGGGTTATGACGTTGAAACTGTTGCTGATGGCCATGCTGCCGTGAAATATCTTAAGAATAAAAGCGTCGATGTAGTGATATTGGATATGATTATGGAAGAAGGGTTTGATGGTTTGGATACTTATATTGAAATCATTAAAATCCATCCGGAACAGAAAGCTATTATAGCAAGTG
- a CDS encoding STAS domain-containing protein, whose product MSSRDISKKPLGDDTIIINPGKILNNSNAGEMLETITALQAESYKYIIIDMNELEFLSSAGVGSILSNVETSREAGGDIVLCNISDNILHVFKVLDLASYMTIRTNIQEAAGFCGIEK is encoded by the coding sequence ATGAGTAGCCGCGATATAAGCAAAAAACCGCTTGGGGATGATACAATTATTATCAACCCCGGGAAAATATTGAATAACAGTAATGCCGGCGAAATGCTCGAAACAATCACTGCACTCCAGGCTGAAAGCTACAAATATATCATAATCGATATGAACGAATTGGAATTTCTTTCTTCAGCCGGTGTTGGCTCAATACTTAGCAATGTTGAAACATCACGAGAAGCAGGAGGCGATATAGTGTTATGTAATATTTCGGATAATATACTACACGTATTTAAAGTCTTGGATTTAGCCAGCTATATGACGATTAGAACTAATATACAAGAAGCCGCTGGATTTTGTGGTATTGAGAAATAG
- a CDS encoding ATP-binding protein — protein MKLVNEVDNTIMVPIELSENAEQSFLQHLENLSNVHSLPIKLNCSQLKQTTSTHIGLLWQAREIFEEKGIKMSLLWPTPELIRVLKVLNLTEFFNFDGDSQTIDRTEFISFEISASPEIYRDEFIADNESLNKALEKFKQFLIRINLTKYISFDLIIIFYEVGNNICTHGTTNGSNKVIFKAKVFNNRIVMQFEDNGLPFNPTEKMTDFHPLEAAKKRQKRGFGLSIIKKLIDDISYTYSDNGMNKLTLEKRWSNNYE, from the coding sequence ATGAAACTCGTTAATGAGGTCGATAATACCATAATGGTCCCAATTGAATTATCCGAAAACGCTGAACAAAGTTTTTTACAGCATCTGGAAAATTTAAGTAATGTACATTCATTACCGATAAAACTAAATTGCTCCCAACTCAAGCAAACAACGTCTACTCATATAGGATTATTATGGCAAGCGAGAGAAATATTTGAAGAAAAAGGTATAAAGATGAGTCTTTTGTGGCCTACTCCAGAATTAATTCGCGTCCTAAAAGTACTAAATTTGACAGAGTTTTTTAACTTTGACGGCGATTCACAAACAATAGATCGAACGGAATTTATATCGTTTGAAATATCAGCTTCTCCGGAAATATACCGCGATGAATTTATTGCTGATAACGAGAGCCTTAATAAGGCTTTAGAGAAATTTAAACAATTCTTAATACGTATAAACCTAACAAAATATATTAGCTTTGATTTAATAATAATTTTTTATGAAGTTGGCAATAATATCTGTACACATGGGACAACCAATGGCAGCAATAAGGTAATTTTTAAAGCCAAGGTTTTCAATAATCGAATAGTGATGCAATTTGAAGACAATGGGTTGCCTTTTAATCCAACTGAAAAAATGACAGATTTTCATCCATTAGAGGCAGCCAAGAAACGCCAAAAAAGAGGTTTTGGGTTAAGTATAATAAAAAAATTAATTGATGATATTTCTTATACCTACAGCGACAACGGTATGAATAAATTAACATTGGAAAAAAGATGGAGCAACAATTATGAGTAG
- a CDS encoding PP2C family protein-serine/threonine phosphatase, with translation MNFPTTQIKKIEPDNDAIQWPEQHQFKKSIRFEFALYISSIIILLMSITGYFITSFYVESATRNVLDKLLTQSRSYSSSAGKLIISSKDPDELLLNNICKKLAAENPDVYWAGITNQKGIFIAHTDIVKVITSEKMPDVTSGSFPELLKPGESLEISKDSVFTAVPVIENNLSLGKLVVASSDKQITIARKTSILTVVLLTVIIIILCISSTLIILGRKLRSISIITNYLKQIDFEKFSFDFSVKDKNEFGYLAKTLKVMAARLNIAQNNLIENERMARELEIAREIQANILPREFPKSELFEFAGKYYSAKEVGGDYYDFIEIDDNFLAFVVADVSGKSLPGMLIMLLTRDIIKEFTRSIIQPAELLKHVNQELRPNLKRGTFVTMFYGLLNKNTGQLDFASAGHNPLIKIDGGSGNAELIQTTGYPLGLMPAEQFNKRIKTGHLSLAKNDLIIQYTDGINEALNSNNKEFGMDLFMQLIKSFKHLKADEIVDEVLQQHQAFVGSAPQYDDITLIALKWCEKITDIKYIQLMENTNETR, from the coding sequence ATGAACTTTCCAACAACTCAAATTAAAAAAATTGAACCCGATAATGATGCCATTCAATGGCCGGAGCAGCATCAATTTAAAAAATCGATTCGATTCGAATTTGCTCTGTATATATCATCTATAATTATTCTTCTAATGTCGATTACCGGCTATTTTATAACCAGTTTTTATGTTGAATCTGCAACCAGAAATGTTTTAGATAAATTGCTTACCCAGTCTCGATCATATTCCAGTTCTGCGGGGAAACTAATCATCTCATCTAAAGATCCCGATGAACTGTTGCTTAATAATATATGTAAAAAACTAGCCGCTGAAAATCCCGATGTATATTGGGCAGGTATCACAAATCAAAAAGGTATATTTATAGCTCATACTGATATTGTAAAAGTGATAACATCAGAGAAAATGCCGGATGTAACATCCGGCTCTTTCCCCGAGCTGCTGAAACCAGGTGAATCACTGGAAATTAGCAAGGATTCTGTCTTTACTGCTGTACCTGTTATAGAAAACAATTTGAGTTTGGGAAAACTGGTGGTGGCATCATCCGATAAACAAATCACAATTGCGCGCAAAACATCAATCTTAACCGTTGTTCTTTTAACCGTGATAATAATTATCCTATGCATATCATCAACATTGATAATATTGGGTAGAAAGCTTCGTTCTATCAGTATAATCACCAATTATTTAAAGCAAATTGATTTTGAAAAGTTTTCATTTGATTTCTCTGTGAAGGACAAAAATGAATTTGGGTATCTAGCTAAGACCTTAAAGGTTATGGCCGCCAGATTAAATATCGCTCAAAATAATCTGATTGAAAACGAGCGGATGGCCAGAGAACTGGAAATCGCCAGGGAGATTCAGGCTAATATTTTACCCCGAGAATTCCCTAAATCAGAACTATTTGAGTTTGCCGGAAAATACTACAGCGCCAAAGAAGTTGGCGGAGATTACTATGATTTTATTGAAATTGACGATAATTTTCTGGCCTTTGTCGTAGCCGATGTTTCCGGAAAATCTCTGCCTGGAATGCTGATTATGCTGCTTACTCGCGATATTATTAAGGAGTTTACCAGATCAATCATACAGCCGGCGGAGTTATTAAAACATGTCAACCAGGAACTAAGGCCAAATCTGAAAAGGGGAACTTTTGTAACAATGTTCTATGGGCTTTTAAACAAAAATACGGGGCAGCTTGATTTTGCTTCCGCCGGACACAATCCATTGATAAAAATTGATGGGGGCAGTGGAAATGCCGAATTAATACAAACTACCGGATATCCATTGGGACTTATGCCTGCTGAACAATTTAATAAAAGAATCAAAACCGGTCATCTCTCGTTGGCTAAGAATGATTTGATAATCCAGTACACTGATGGAATCAATGAAGCGCTCAACTCGAATAATAAAGAATTCGGAATGGACCTTTTTATGCAGCTTATAAAATCATTTAAACATCTTAAAGCAGATGAAATAGTAGATGAAGTCCTTCAACAACACCAAGCATTTGTAGGATCTGCGCCACAATATGATGACATTACGCTTATTGCCCTTAAGTGGTGTGAAAAAATTACCGACATAAAATATATCCAATTGATGGAGAACACAAATGAAACTCGTTAA